The genomic interval GAGTTTTCCAACCACAAATTCTGTAACCGTGCACCCTACCCAATTATACGAAGTCTTTTCTATTCTAATAATTATGGGTTTGCTTTTTATCATTAGAAAAAACAAGAAATTTGATGGACAAGTATTTTTTTCTTACATCATACTATATGCAATTGCAAGGAGTCTTTTAGAACTTTTTAGAGGAGATTTAAGAGGTTTTGTTATTCAAGATTACCTATCACATTCTCAATTTATTGCATTTATTTTTATAAGCATAACGGCTTATTTATATCTCAAATTAAAATCAAAAACAATAACTATTTAAACAAAAATTATGAAAAAATTAATTGTAAACACATTTATACCCATAGCACTTTTAATAACTGCTATTTTTATTATTGGAGCGGGTTGTTCTGGAGTTCCTGATTTAAAAGAATATGTATGGCATAAAGATTCAGATGGTGACGGATATGGTTTGGCAGGTACTGCTGTAATGGAAGGAGAACAACCAGAAGGATATGTAGAAAATGATATTGATTGCGATGACACTAATGCTGATGTCTATCCTGGTGCTACAGAAATACCAGATAATGATATAGATGAAGATTGTAACGGGAAATTTGCTTACACTTTTTATTCAGATAAAGATGGAGATGGTTTTGGTAGTGAAACTCCGATTATTATTGAAATTGAAAACAATACCACTGCTCCAGATAATTATTCTTGGTTTGCTGGAGATTGTAATGATGATAATGCAGAAATACACCCAAAAGCTGTAGAAATAGAAAAAAATGGAATCGATGATAATTGCGACGGAATTATAGATATTGTTGAATATTATATAGATGAAGATGGTGATGGTTATGGCTCACAAAAAGCTACTCCAGCAGAAGGGGTTACCAATAATTTAGATTGTGATGATACTGATGAAAAAATTCATCCTTATACCAGAGAATTTTTAGATGATAAAATAGATAGTAATTGTGATGGTAGCGATAATACATAAGCTTTATTAAAAGACAAACATCTCTTAAAGCTTGTTTGTAAAGATAAATGGTTAACTAAAAAAGTTATTGTAAATTAGTAATCCACAACCACATTTGAAAAAGAGAAATTAGAATTACCAATGTTAAAACTCCATATCACTTTATTTATAACTATGTTATGGAGTTTTTCCTATTCTCAACAATACACAAATATTACTGTAAAAGATGGCTTACCAAGCAATCATATTTATAAAATTGTACAAGATGCTTATGGTTTTATTTGGTTTGCTACAGACAAAGGATTAGTAAAATATAATGGTAACACCTTAAAAACTTTTACGACAAGAAATAGTTTGTCCACCAATGATATTTGGGGAATTCATCCAACACCAGATGGTAATTTATGGTATTTATCTAAAACATCTAAATTAGGTTATATAAAAAACGATAGTGTTTATGCTTTTGAAAGTGAGGTTAAAAATGAAATATTCACTCCCAATTATACGAGTCAAATAGGCAACCAAATTATACTAACAAGTAATTCTAGAGCGCATGAATTAATTAATGATAAATGGAAATTAGTCTCAGAAAAGACTTCCTTAAAAAAAAGAACACCAGTTTATCTTAAACACCCAACTATTACTTCTTACGAGACAAGTACTAATTTAGACACTATAAAATTAACCTACAAAAACGGAAATATAAAAAAGGTACCCAATCTTAAAAATATTCTAACCACTGTCCATTATAGAGGTCAAATAACAGATAGTTTGTTTTATTGGACAGCAGATAAATATTATTCAATATTAAACTTAAATACGTTAAAACTGTATAAACGCAATTTTAAAGATGAAGTAGGTATCAGTAAATCTCAACACACCAGAATACAGCTCATAAACAATCAAATTCAAATTACAGGAAGAGGCTTTGTAGGTATTTTAGATGAGAACTATCACATTACAAAAACAGTTTTAATTCCTAAAAAATTAGATGCACATTTTGCAATGATTGATAAAAAAGAAACGGTTTGGATTGCTACTTTTTTACATGGTGTTTACAAATTGACTAAAGCTAAAAGAAGTATTAAATATGCTTATGAACACGAAAACATTCTTAAAACCAACAAGATAAACGATACTATAATTGCAAATATTTACAACAAAGGTTTTTTTAAATATCAACCTGACAAAAAAGATTTTATACCGTTTATTAACCAAAATAATTACATTTTTAGTTCTAATTATATAGATTCCTTAAAAACAGCTTTCTATATTTCGGAGAATAAAATTATACGTAAAAAAAATACTAAAGCCTCCGAGGAGTTTAATTTTACAGAATACCCTTTTTATACAAATCAAACTGCTAGAGACTTAACTTATTATAACAATTATTTGTATGGTGATTTTACTGCAGGAATTAATAAAATTGATACAAACAACCTGAAAATACTTAAAGTTTATAACCAACGAGGAATTACCAATTTAATGGTTTTTAAGGATCGATTATTGGTGGCTACTACAAACGGCTTAAAGCAAATTAAAAATGAAGCACTAAGTGAAGTTACTTTTAATAAACAAATATTTTCTAAACCGATTCTAAGCATTACAAAAATATCTAAAACCCATGTATTGTTAAATACAGATGGATTTGGATCATTTATTACCGATTTAAATAAGATAGAACAATTACCAAAATCAGAATTTTTAATTGTTAATAATGCTTTTGTAGAAAACAAAGATATTTGGTTGGCCAGCAACTCTGGTCTTTTTAAATATGTATTAAAGGATGAGAATTATACTTTAGAAAAAAAATTAACAGTCGCCAACGGTATTCCTTCGCAACAAGTTAATGATATATATATTTATAACAATGACCTTATTCTAAGCACAAATAATGGTATTGCTATTTTACCCAAAAAACAAGAAATCACCAACCAGTTACTAGATATTTATATCGATAAATTAACGTACAACAACCAAACAGTAACTAAAAATAACAATACTTTTAAATACTTAGAAAACAACAATATTAGTATTGCAATTTCTAGAATAGATTTTACTGAAAACAACACCAACTTTAGCTATAATTACAAATTAGAACCACTACTAAGTGATTGGAAAGCTACTGAAACAACCAATATTAATTTTAATGACTTACAGCCCAATACTTATATATTTAAAGTTGAATCACAAAATATTAAAAAGAAAATTGAATTTACAATTACTCCTTTATGGCATCAAACATTTTGGTTTAAAGCCATCGTACTTTTAACTTTAACAAGTTTGTTTTTTAGAGCTGTTTGGTATTTAAGTAAACGAAGCCAACAGCAAAAAAGTAAAAAGCTTTTTCAAGAAAAACAACTTTCTGAGATTCAATTAAAAGCACTTCGCTCGCAAATGAATCCACATTTTGTATTCAACTCTTTGGCCGCCATTCAATATTTTATTAATGAAAATAATTTTGAAGCTTCAGAAAAATATTTAGTAAAATTTTCTAAACTAATTAGACGTTTTTTCGAACTGTCTAAAGAAACGACCATCACATTAACCGAAGAAATAAAACTGCTTACCAATTATTTAGAAATAGAAAAACTACGCTTTAGAGAAAAACTAGAATACCAAATTAATATTGATGATGCTATTGATATTAAAAACACGAAAATACCAACAATGCTGTTACAACCCATTGTAGAAAATGCTGTAAACCATGGAATTTTCAATAAATTTGATACAGGTACAGTGACCATCAACTTCAAAAAAGTAGATACTTTAACTTATAAAGTTTTAATTATAGATGATGGTGTTGGGTTTATAAACACAAAGTCCAAAAGTAAAAAAATAAAGTCTTCTAACGTTTTACAACAACGTTTAACCTATTTAAACACTTTAGAAGAATGGGAGATTTTGTATTTTACAGAAGAATTACATCCTAAAAACGATGAAAAAGGAAACATATCTACTTTTATAATTAAAAGCAAATAACATGAATACAATCTCTGCTATTATTGTTGATGATGAAATTTCTAACCTAAAAGGATTGGAGAAAAAGATGGCTAATTTGTTTCCAGACATAAGCATCATTGGTACTTACCAAAAACCAGAAGAAGCAATTACCAACATCACAAAACAACAACCTGATATTTTATTTTTGGATGTAGAAATGCCCCGAATTGATGGTTTTGAATTGTTATCAAAATTAAGAGAAATCAATTTTCAAGTAATTTTTGTTACTGCTTTTAGCGAATATGCTATAGAAGCCTTTAAAAAATGTGCTATTGGTTACATCTTAAAACCAATAGATGATGATGATTTAATAAAAGCTGTTCATAAAGCAAAAGAAAGTATCACTTTAAAACACGAGAACGAAAAAAATGCAAACCTTTTACAGTTTATTGCAGAAACAAATTCTAACTCAAACAAGTTAATTATACCAACTATTAAAGGTGTTTCTTTTATTCCGCAAAAAGAAGTGATACATATAGAAGGATTTGATGGTTATACCAAAATTCACCTTATAGACAACACAGAAATCGTAAGCTCCTACAATATAGGGAAGTATGAAAAAATGATGAATAATTTCTTCTACAAATGCCATAAATCTCACATTATAAACCTAGAAAAAGTGCGTCATTTCGAAAATGAAGGATATATTGTATTAGAGAACAAAAAAAGAGTGCCAGTTTCTAAAACCAAACGAAAAGAATTTATAGATTTGTGTTCGCAATAAAATCGACTTTTTTTGAACAATAACATATCATCCAAGACATTACAAGATTTAGAATTTTCTACAGTTTTACAGCATGTTGCAGAACATTGTATTTCTGGTTTGGGTAAAGAACAAGTTACTGAGATTGAACCTATCATTAATAAAAAAGCACTTTTTAAAGAGTTGTATTTGGTAAACGAATACGTTTCTTCTTTTCAAAGTGAAAATAGAGTTCCCAATCATAGTTTCGATAATATTACAGAAAATGTAAAACGTTTGGCTATAGAAAATAGCTTTGTAGAAACCGATGCTTTTCTAAAAATTGCCACTACTTCTTTAACCGTAAACGAATTGATTAAATTTTTCAAGAAATTTAATGTGCAATTCCCAACTTTTTTCGAGCTTTCACAAGAAATTGAATTCACCACTTTTATAGATGATGAAATCAAAAAAATAATTGATATTTCTGGTGAAGTAAAAAACAACGCTTCAGATTCTTTAAGACAAATAAGAAAAGACATAAATAATGTTCGTGGAAAAATTGGTGCGAGTTTTTCTAGCGCTTTATCTAGAGCAATTTCTGCAGGTCATTTAGATGATATTAAAGAAACCGTTGTAGACAATCAGCGTGTTTTAGCTGTTTCTGCAATGCACAGAAAAAAGGTTGCTGGTAGTTTATTAGGTTCTTCAAAATCTGGTAACATCGTTTATATTGCGCCACAAGCAACACTTGCATACTCTAGAGAATATCAAAATTTAATTTATGACGAAAAGCAAGAAATTGTAAAAATATTACGCGCATTATCTGCCACTGTTCGTCCGTATGTTTATTTATTAGAAGAATATCTATCTTTTTTAATTCATATTGATGTTGTTGGAGCAAAGGCAAAATATGCCGTTGAAATGAATGCTGTTTTGCCTAAAATTTCTAGAGAAAAGAAAATCTATTTTAAGAACGCATATCATCCCATTTTATGGAGAAAAAATAAACAACAAGATTTACCTACCATTTCTCAAAGTATAGAACTAAATGAAAAACAACAAATTATTGTTATTTCGGGTCCTAATGCTGGTGGAAAAAGTATCACTTTAAAAACCATTGGTTTATTGCAAATAATGCTACAAAGTGGTATTTTAATTCCTGTTGATGAACGCAGTCAGACGTATATTTTTGATACTTTTTTAACAGATATCGGAGACAATCAATCTATAGAAAACCAACTAAGTACCTATAGCTATCGTTTAAAAAACATGCGTAACTTTTTACGTAAATGTGGACCTAACACCTTGTTTTTAATTGATGAATTTGGTACAGGTTCAGACCCTGAATTAGGTGGTGCTTTGGCAGAAATTTTCTTAGAAGAATTTTATTATAAAAAAGCATTCGGAATTATAACCACCCATTATTCCAACTTAAAGGTCTTAGCAAACGAATTAGAAAATGTTACCAATGCAAACATGCAGTTTGATGAACGTACATTAGAACCGCTATATAGATTATTTATTGGACAAGCAGGTAGTTCTTTTACGTTTGAAGTTGCTCAGAAAAATGGAATTCCGTTTAGCATTATCAATAAAGCTAAAAAACGTGTTGAAACAGAAAAAGTGCGTTTAGATAAAACAATTTCTAAACTTCAAAAAGAACGTAATCGATTACAAAAGCATTCTGATAATTTAGAGCAACAAAAATTTAAAGGACAAGAGCATTTAGATAATTTACAAGAAAAAGAACAACGTGTTCAAGATAAACTATCTGGTTTTCAAGAATTATATGATCAAAACCAAAGAATGCTTTCTTTAGGAAGAAAAACAAATGAGTTACTTAACAAATACTTTCAAACCAATAATAAAAAGGAATTAAATACTAATTTCAATAAATGGGTTGCCGACTTAAAAGTAAAACAAGTCATGAAAAAACCTATAGCTCCTGTAACCAAAGCACAAAAGCACAAAGCAAAAGTAGCCGAAAAACAACAGCAAGAGATTATTAAAAAAGTAGAAAAAGAAGTATT from Polaribacter sejongensis carries:
- a CDS encoding putative metal-binding motif-containing protein, with the protein product MKKLIVNTFIPIALLITAIFIIGAGCSGVPDLKEYVWHKDSDGDGYGLAGTAVMEGEQPEGYVENDIDCDDTNADVYPGATEIPDNDIDEDCNGKFAYTFYSDKDGDGFGSETPIIIEIENNTTAPDNYSWFAGDCNDDNAEIHPKAVEIEKNGIDDNCDGIIDIVEYYIDEDGDGYGSQKATPAEGVTNNLDCDDTDEKIHPYTREFLDDKIDSNCDGSDNT
- a CDS encoding sensor histidine kinase, which translates into the protein MLKLHITLFITMLWSFSYSQQYTNITVKDGLPSNHIYKIVQDAYGFIWFATDKGLVKYNGNTLKTFTTRNSLSTNDIWGIHPTPDGNLWYLSKTSKLGYIKNDSVYAFESEVKNEIFTPNYTSQIGNQIILTSNSRAHELINDKWKLVSEKTSLKKRTPVYLKHPTITSYETSTNLDTIKLTYKNGNIKKVPNLKNILTTVHYRGQITDSLFYWTADKYYSILNLNTLKLYKRNFKDEVGISKSQHTRIQLINNQIQITGRGFVGILDENYHITKTVLIPKKLDAHFAMIDKKETVWIATFLHGVYKLTKAKRSIKYAYEHENILKTNKINDTIIANIYNKGFFKYQPDKKDFIPFINQNNYIFSSNYIDSLKTAFYISENKIIRKKNTKASEEFNFTEYPFYTNQTARDLTYYNNYLYGDFTAGINKIDTNNLKILKVYNQRGITNLMVFKDRLLVATTNGLKQIKNEALSEVTFNKQIFSKPILSITKISKTHVLLNTDGFGSFITDLNKIEQLPKSEFLIVNNAFVENKDIWLASNSGLFKYVLKDENYTLEKKLTVANGIPSQQVNDIYIYNNDLILSTNNGIAILPKKQEITNQLLDIYIDKLTYNNQTVTKNNNTFKYLENNNISIAISRIDFTENNTNFSYNYKLEPLLSDWKATETTNINFNDLQPNTYIFKVESQNIKKKIEFTITPLWHQTFWFKAIVLLTLTSLFFRAVWYLSKRSQQQKSKKLFQEKQLSEIQLKALRSQMNPHFVFNSLAAIQYFINENNFEASEKYLVKFSKLIRRFFELSKETTITLTEEIKLLTNYLEIEKLRFREKLEYQINIDDAIDIKNTKIPTMLLQPIVENAVNHGIFNKFDTGTVTINFKKVDTLTYKVLIIDDGVGFINTKSKSKKIKSSNVLQQRLTYLNTLEEWEILYFTEELHPKNDEKGNISTFIIKSK
- a CDS encoding LytR/AlgR family response regulator transcription factor, giving the protein MNTISAIIVDDEISNLKGLEKKMANLFPDISIIGTYQKPEEAITNITKQQPDILFLDVEMPRIDGFELLSKLREINFQVIFVTAFSEYAIEAFKKCAIGYILKPIDDDDLIKAVHKAKESITLKHENEKNANLLQFIAETNSNSNKLIIPTIKGVSFIPQKEVIHIEGFDGYTKIHLIDNTEIVSSYNIGKYEKMMNNFFYKCHKSHIINLEKVRHFENEGYIVLENKKRVPVSKTKRKEFIDLCSQ
- a CDS encoding endonuclease MutS2, giving the protein MNNNISSKTLQDLEFSTVLQHVAEHCISGLGKEQVTEIEPIINKKALFKELYLVNEYVSSFQSENRVPNHSFDNITENVKRLAIENSFVETDAFLKIATTSLTVNELIKFFKKFNVQFPTFFELSQEIEFTTFIDDEIKKIIDISGEVKNNASDSLRQIRKDINNVRGKIGASFSSALSRAISAGHLDDIKETVVDNQRVLAVSAMHRKKVAGSLLGSSKSGNIVYIAPQATLAYSREYQNLIYDEKQEIVKILRALSATVRPYVYLLEEYLSFLIHIDVVGAKAKYAVEMNAVLPKISREKKIYFKNAYHPILWRKNKQQDLPTISQSIELNEKQQIIVISGPNAGGKSITLKTIGLLQIMLQSGILIPVDERSQTYIFDTFLTDIGDNQSIENQLSTYSYRLKNMRNFLRKCGPNTLFLIDEFGTGSDPELGGALAEIFLEEFYYKKAFGIITTHYSNLKVLANELENVTNANMQFDERTLEPLYRLFIGQAGSSFTFEVAQKNGIPFSIINKAKKRVETEKVRLDKTISKLQKERNRLQKHSDNLEQQKFKGQEHLDNLQEKEQRVQDKLSGFQELYDQNQRMLSLGRKTNELLNKYFQTNNKKELNTNFNKWVADLKVKQVMKKPIAPVTKAQKHKAKVAEKQQQEIIKKVEKEVLQKVVEVRKEKKIEEAKIAKEKSEYNYQIDDSVKVIGSNSVGTIDKIDKKKVTINYGFFTTKTTTDKLELVKRAKKTK